The Onthophagus taurus isolate NC chromosome 2, IU_Otau_3.0, whole genome shotgun sequence genome includes a window with the following:
- the LOC111416780 gene encoding uncharacterized protein: MPTKLLFLGDSNFCRMLRTIQRRQSKRTSNGKYFLDLAVGGQTILKLLRRAKCIPKTCSPWFCGDIVERHIVIMIGTNDILHKTSPSQLKSQYSHLFRFLLSLNPKGIQICTIPPCKNFESVNEINHYIRRFCAEKQINCTDIEAIVNRNMMEGDGIHLNEQGLEAVWNAVATNYNNILNPLHNLIISKTDH; the protein is encoded by the exons ATGCCGACGAAATTACTGTTTTTGGGCGATAGTAATTTTTGCCGAATGCTACGTACTATACAAA GACGACAATCAAAACGGACAAGCAACGGAAAATATTTCCTCGACTTAGCAGTAGGCGGTCAaacaatactaaaacttttgcgGCGCGCAAAGTGTATTCCAAAAACATGTTCCCCTTGGTTTTGTGGAGATATTGTTGAACGACATATCGTTATAATGATAGGAACTAACGATATACTCCACAAAACATCACCATCCCAACTAAAGTCCCAATATTCTCACCTCTTCCGCTTCCTTCTTTCCTTAAATCCTAAAGGAATACAAATTTGCACAATTCCTCCCTGCAAAAACTTCGAGTCTGTGAAC GAAATCAATCATTACATTCGACGGTTTTGTGCTGAAAAGCAAATCAATTGTACCGACATTGAAGCAATTGTTAACAGAAACATGATGGAAGG GGATGGCATTCACTTAAATGAACAAGGATTGGAAGCGGTTTGGAACGCGGTAGCaactaattataataatattctcaatccattacacaatttaattataagtaaaacagaccattaa